From one Leifsonia soli genomic stretch:
- the rpsE gene encoding 30S ribosomal protein S5, whose protein sequence is MSDENNKEQTVADQVTDSAQPVETAAGTDNNTRSEREPRRGGRERNPNRDRGSRDADKSQFLERVVTINRVSKVVKGGRRFSFTALVVVGDGNGLVGVGYGKAREVPLAISKGVEEAKKNFFRVPRVGNTIPHPVQGEAAAGVVLLRPAAAGTGVIAGGPVRAVLECAGIHDVLSKSLGSSNTINIVHATVEALKQLEEPRAVAARRGLDYDQVAPARLLRTEAALAEAAATAKAGA, encoded by the coding sequence GTGAGCGACGAGAACAACAAGGAGCAGACCGTGGCCGATCAGGTAACGGACAGCGCGCAGCCGGTGGAGACCGCTGCGGGCACCGACAACAACACCCGGAGCGAGCGCGAGCCGCGCCGTGGTGGCCGCGAGCGCAACCCCAACCGCGACCGTGGCAGCCGTGACGCCGACAAGAGCCAGTTCCTGGAGCGCGTCGTCACCATCAACCGCGTCTCGAAGGTCGTGAAGGGTGGTCGTCGCTTCAGCTTCACCGCTCTCGTGGTCGTCGGCGACGGCAACGGTCTGGTGGGCGTCGGCTACGGCAAGGCCCGTGAGGTCCCGCTGGCGATCTCGAAGGGCGTCGAGGAGGCGAAGAAGAACTTCTTCCGCGTCCCGCGCGTCGGCAACACCATCCCGCACCCGGTGCAGGGTGAGGCCGCCGCCGGTGTCGTCCTCCTGCGTCCGGCCGCCGCCGGTACCGGTGTTATCGCCGGTGGCCCGGTGCGTGCCGTCCTGGAGTGCGCCGGCATCCACGACGTCCTGAGCAAGTCGCTCGGTTCGTCCAACACGATCAACATCGTGCACGCGACCGTCGAGGCGCTGAAGCAGCTCGAGGAGCCCCGTGCCGTCGCAGCTCGCCGTGGTCTCGACTACGACCAGGTCGCCCCGGCGCGCCTGCTTCGCACCGAGGCAGCGCTGGCCGAGGCCGCCGCGACCGCAAAGGCAGGTGCCTGA
- the rplR gene encoding 50S ribosomal protein L18, translated as MALGTRGKSKAAARDRRHTRLRKKIEGNAVRPRLVVTRSARHVFVQVVDDAKGHTLASASTMEADLRTFDGDKTAKARKVGELVAERAKSAGVEAVVFDRGGSKYAGRVAAVAEGAREGGLNL; from the coding sequence ATGGCTCTGGGTACCAGAGGAAAGAGCAAGGCGGCCGCCCGCGACCGCCGTCACACCCGCCTTCGCAAGAAGATCGAGGGCAACGCGGTCCGTCCGCGCCTGGTCGTGACCCGTTCGGCCCGCCACGTCTTCGTGCAGGTCGTCGACGACGCGAAGGGCCACACGCTGGCGTCCGCGTCGACCATGGAAGCGGACCTGCGCACCTTCGACGGTGACAAGACCGCCAAGGCCCGCAAGGTCGGAGAGCTCGTCGCCGAGCGCGCGAAGAGCGCCGGTGTCGAGGCCGTCGTGTTCGACCGTGGAGGCAGCAAGTACGCGGGCCGCGTCGCCGCTGTCGCCGAGGGAGCTCGAGAGGGTGGACTGAACCTGTGA
- the rplF gene encoding 50S ribosomal protein L6 has product MSRIGRLPIDIPTGVDVKIDGQAVTVKGPKGELSLTVAEPIEVKLEENQVLVTRPDDERASRSLHGLTRTLINNQIIGVTQGYSKGLEIVGTGYRVVQKGSAVEFALGFSHPVTVEPPAGITFTVEGNNRLTVAGIDKQAVGEVAANIRKIRKPEPYKGKGVRYAGEVVRRKAGKAGK; this is encoded by the coding sequence ATGTCGCGTATTGGAAGACTGCCCATCGACATCCCGACCGGGGTCGATGTGAAGATCGACGGCCAGGCCGTCACCGTCAAGGGCCCGAAGGGTGAGCTCAGCCTCACCGTCGCGGAGCCCATCGAGGTCAAGCTGGAGGAGAACCAGGTCCTGGTGACCCGTCCGGACGACGAGCGCGCTTCGCGTTCGCTGCACGGCCTGACCCGCACCCTCATCAACAACCAGATCATCGGCGTCACCCAGGGCTACTCCAAGGGCCTGGAGATCGTCGGCACCGGTTACCGCGTCGTCCAGAAGGGCTCGGCTGTCGAGTTCGCTCTCGGCTTCTCGCACCCGGTGACGGTCGAGCCGCCGGCCGGCATCACGTTCACGGTCGAGGGCAACAACCGCCTGACCGTGGCCGGGATCGACAAGCAGGCCGTCGGTGAGGTCGCCGCGAACATCCGCAAGATCCGCAAGCCCGAGCCGTACAAGGGCAAGGGCGTGCGCTACGCCGGCGAGGTCGTTCGTCGCAAGGCCGGAAAGGCTGGTAAGTAA
- the rpsH gene encoding 30S ribosomal protein S8, with amino-acid sequence MTMTDPVADMLTRLRNANSAHHDTVSMPHSKLKAHIAEILTTEGYIAGWDVTDARVGKTLTLQLKFGPNRERSIAGIKRVSKPGLRVYAKSTELPKVLGGLGVAILSTSSGLLTDRQAEKKGVGGEVLAYVW; translated from the coding sequence ATGACCATGACAGATCCGGTCGCAGACATGCTGACCAGACTGCGCAACGCGAACTCGGCTCACCACGACACCGTGTCGATGCCGCACTCGAAGCTCAAGGCCCACATCGCCGAGATCCTCACCACGGAGGGCTACATCGCGGGCTGGGACGTCACCGACGCCCGCGTCGGCAAGACGCTGACCCTGCAGCTCAAGTTCGGTCCGAACCGCGAGCGTTCCATCGCCGGTATCAAGCGCGTGTCGAAGCCCGGCCTTCGCGTCTACGCGAAGTCCACGGAGCTCCCCAAGGTGCTCGGCGGGCTCGGCGTCGCCATCCTGTCCACCTCCTCCGGTCTGCTCACGGACCGCCAGGCTGAGAAGAAGGGCGTGGGTGGGGAAGTCCTCGCCTACGTGTGGTAA